The proteins below come from a single Streptomyces sp. B3I8 genomic window:
- a CDS encoding cytochrome P450 — protein MADTVIDLGQYGEAFAEDPFPVYAELRERGPVHRVRMPEPDPWECWLVVGYEEARAALADPRFAKDVRKLGAQAFDERIMGRHVLVSDPPEHTRLRALVTRAFTARRIRALAPRVQQITDDLLDKMVPRGRADLVGSFAYPLPITVICELLGVPDLDREAFRALSTRVVAPAAGDDDHGGALGEMAAYLDELIEDKRAAAPGDDLLSDLIRTRAEDGDRLSRAELRGMAFILLVAGHETTVNLLTNGVHALLTHPEQLAALRADMSLLDGAVEEMLRYEGPVETATFRFAAEPVELGGRLIGRGEGVLVGLDSADRDGARYPNPDRFDIRRAPQGHLAFGHGLHFCLGAPLARLEARTALRSLLDRCPDLTLDGPPGPRVPGMLMRGFRTLPIRW, from the coding sequence GTGGCGGACACGGTGATCGACCTGGGGCAGTACGGCGAGGCCTTCGCCGAGGACCCGTTCCCGGTCTACGCGGAGCTGCGGGAGCGGGGACCCGTGCACCGGGTGCGGATGCCGGAGCCCGATCCGTGGGAGTGCTGGCTGGTCGTCGGGTACGAGGAGGCGCGTGCGGCGCTCGCCGACCCGCGGTTCGCCAAGGACGTCCGGAAGCTGGGCGCGCAGGCGTTCGACGAGCGGATCATGGGCCGGCACGTGCTCGTCTCCGACCCGCCCGAGCACACCCGGCTGCGCGCGCTGGTCACCCGGGCGTTCACCGCGCGGCGGATCCGGGCGCTCGCTCCGCGAGTGCAGCAGATCACCGACGACCTGCTGGACAAGATGGTGCCGCGCGGCCGGGCCGACCTGGTGGGGTCCTTCGCCTATCCGCTGCCCATCACCGTCATCTGCGAACTGCTCGGCGTGCCCGACCTGGACCGCGAGGCGTTCCGGGCGCTGTCGACCCGGGTCGTGGCACCGGCCGCCGGTGACGACGACCACGGCGGCGCGCTGGGGGAGATGGCGGCGTACCTGGACGAGCTGATCGAGGACAAGCGGGCCGCCGCGCCGGGCGACGACCTGCTCAGCGACCTCATCCGCACCCGCGCCGAGGACGGCGACCGGCTGTCCCGGGCGGAACTGCGCGGCATGGCGTTCATCCTGCTCGTCGCGGGACACGAGACGACCGTCAACCTCCTCACCAACGGCGTGCACGCGCTGCTCACCCATCCCGAGCAACTGGCGGCGCTGCGGGCCGACATGTCGCTGCTGGACGGCGCGGTCGAGGAGATGCTGCGCTACGAGGGGCCCGTGGAGACGGCGACGTTCCGCTTCGCGGCGGAGCCGGTGGAACTGGGCGGCCGGCTGATCGGCAGGGGAGAGGGGGTGCTGGTCGGCCTCGACTCGGCCGACCGGGACGGCGCGCGCTACCCGAACCCCGACCGCTTCGACATCCGGCGCGCCCCGCAGGGACACCTGGCGTTCGGGCACGGCCTGCACTTCTGCCTGGGGGCGCCGCTGGCGCGCCTGGAGGCCCGCACGGCGCTGCGGTCCCTGCTGGACCGCTGCCCCGATCTGACCCTCGACGGCCCTCCGGGCCCGCGGGTGCCGGGCATGCTGATGCGCGGCTTCCGCACCTTGCCGATCCGCTGGTAG
- a CDS encoding sugar kinase, with protein MTSAAVPHQPLTPQQTARTPENRRHMIRRRAFTLLTIVLLIGVPAGYLVISANQSRDSGKQKEEKWSATGLTAGWPSLVQRRLYQVPVPPYSRDVAYYETNNWKTSRLYTQFLTSNEGLERFLRQTGTEATALKMGDVAIGTRDQQVIGWSFSGPGPWYGLVHKQKSPSPTHDIVVNRSDPAHPMVYVVSRTVP; from the coding sequence ATGACGTCCGCCGCGGTACCCCACCAGCCCCTCACGCCCCAGCAGACCGCACGTACGCCCGAGAACCGCCGGCACATGATCCGCCGGCGTGCGTTCACCCTCCTGACCATCGTGCTGCTCATCGGCGTCCCGGCCGGCTACCTGGTGATCTCCGCCAACCAGAGCCGGGACAGCGGCAAGCAGAAGGAGGAGAAGTGGTCGGCGACCGGTCTCACCGCCGGCTGGCCCTCACTCGTGCAGCGCCGCCTCTACCAGGTGCCCGTCCCGCCGTACTCGCGCGACGTCGCCTACTACGAGACGAACAACTGGAAGACCAGCAGGCTGTACACCCAGTTTCTGACCAGCAACGAGGGGCTGGAGCGCTTCCTGCGCCAGACGGGTACCGAGGCCACCGCGCTGAAGATGGGCGACGTCGCCATCGGCACCCGTGACCAGCAGGTCATCGGCTGGAGCTTCAGCGGGCCGGGACCCTGGTACGGGCTGGTCCACAAGCAGAAGAGCCCGTCCCCCACCCACGACATCGTCGTCAACCGCTCCGACCCGGCGCACCCGATGGTGTACGTCGTCTCGCGCACGGTGCCGTAG
- a CDS encoding amidohydrolase family protein, producing the protein MEQHPAEPLVDVHAHFVTPWYVEAAKAAGHHHPDGMPAWPAWSPEDHLRLMDAHGIEQAVLSISSPGVWFGDREASVALCRRVNDYAAGLAAEHPDRFRFFASVPLPDVDEAVAEAGRALDELGAAGTVVMTNAGGVSLGDPRVAPFLDELDRRGAVMFVHPTTPLGWEPTVPELPRPMVEFFAETTRVLAAMLTGGEAARRSGLRTVVPHCGASLPVLVDRLRLFAALQPSPDGAARIDAGLAHLWFDLAGTPLPVHVEALISHVGTGRLLYGSDYCWTPPGLVADQVAALDTGWRAESHGPWRELTATNAATLLAGRAAH; encoded by the coding sequence ATGGAGCAGCACCCAGCAGAACCCCTCGTCGACGTCCACGCCCACTTCGTGACGCCCTGGTACGTCGAGGCCGCGAAGGCCGCCGGACACCACCACCCCGACGGGATGCCGGCGTGGCCGGCGTGGAGCCCGGAGGACCACCTCCGGCTGATGGACGCGCACGGCATCGAGCAGGCCGTCCTCTCGATCTCCTCACCGGGGGTCTGGTTCGGGGACAGGGAGGCCTCGGTCGCGCTGTGCCGTCGGGTCAACGACTACGCGGCGGGTCTGGCCGCCGAGCATCCGGACCGGTTCCGGTTCTTCGCCTCGGTGCCGCTGCCGGACGTCGACGAGGCCGTCGCGGAGGCCGGCCGGGCGCTCGACGAACTCGGCGCCGCCGGCACGGTGGTGATGACGAACGCCGGTGGCGTCTCCCTCGGCGACCCGCGCGTCGCGCCGTTCCTCGACGAGTTGGACCGGCGGGGCGCCGTCATGTTCGTGCACCCCACGACCCCGCTCGGCTGGGAGCCGACGGTGCCGGAACTGCCGCGTCCCATGGTGGAGTTCTTCGCCGAGACCACCCGCGTGCTGGCCGCCATGCTCACCGGCGGCGAGGCGGCCCGTCGCAGCGGGCTGCGGACCGTCGTGCCGCACTGCGGCGCGTCGTTGCCGGTGCTCGTGGACCGGCTGCGGCTGTTCGCCGCCCTCCAGCCCTCCCCGGACGGGGCCGCGCGCATCGACGCGGGGCTCGCGCACCTCTGGTTCGACCTGGCCGGGACCCCGCTGCCGGTGCACGTCGAGGCTCTGATCAGCCATGTCGGCACCGGGCGGTTGCTCTACGGCAGCGACTACTGCTGGACGCCGCCGGGGCTGGTCGCCGACCAGGTCGCCGCCCTCGACACCGGATGGCGGGCGGAGTCCCATGGCCCGTGGCGGGAGCTGACGGCCACGAACGCCGCGACCCTGCTGGCGGGCCGCGCGGCCCACTGA
- a CDS encoding GntR family transcriptional regulator, translating to MSLELGVDRSSPVPLYFQLSQQLEAAIEHGTLTPGSLLGNEIELAARLGLSRPTVRQAIQSLVDKGLLVRRRGVGTQVVHSQVKRPLELSSLYDDLEAAGQRPATEVLVNVLEPAPALVAAALQIAEGVQVHRIERLRLTHGEPMAHLCNYLPTGLFDLDSGQLAATGLYRMMRAAGITLHSARQSIGARAATAEEGERLDEAAGAPLLTMQRTTFDDTGRAVEYGTHTYRPSRYSFEFQLLVRG from the coding sequence GTGTCGCTCGAACTCGGCGTCGACCGCAGCAGTCCGGTGCCCCTCTACTTCCAGCTCTCCCAGCAGCTGGAGGCCGCGATCGAGCACGGAACGCTGACGCCGGGCAGCCTGCTGGGCAACGAGATAGAACTCGCCGCACGCCTCGGCCTGTCCCGGCCCACGGTGCGCCAGGCCATCCAGTCCCTGGTCGACAAGGGACTGCTGGTGCGCCGGCGAGGGGTCGGCACCCAGGTCGTGCACAGCCAGGTCAAACGCCCGCTGGAGCTCAGCAGCCTCTACGACGACCTGGAGGCGGCCGGGCAGCGCCCCGCCACCGAGGTCCTCGTCAATGTGCTGGAGCCCGCCCCCGCCCTGGTGGCCGCCGCCCTCCAGATCGCCGAGGGCGTCCAGGTGCACCGCATCGAGCGGCTGCGGCTGACCCACGGCGAACCGATGGCCCACCTGTGCAACTACCTGCCGACCGGGCTGTTCGACCTGGACAGCGGGCAGCTCGCGGCGACCGGCCTGTACCGGATGATGCGCGCGGCCGGCATCACCCTGCACAGCGCCCGCCAGTCCATCGGCGCCCGCGCGGCCACCGCCGAGGAGGGCGAGCGGCTGGACGAAGCCGCCGGCGCCCCCCTGCTGACCATGCAGCGCACCACGTTCGACGACACCGGCCGCGCCGTCGAGTACGGCACCCACACCTACCGTCCCAGCCGCTACTCGTTCGAATTCCAGCTCCTCGTCCGCGGCTGA
- a CDS encoding NADPH:quinone reductase — MRAAYIEQLGPPEVIRLGELPTPVPGAGEVLVDVVASAVDPVDTLVRSGVFRTPLTFPFVVGRDLVGTVVEAAGGFAAGETVWCNSLGHGGRQGAAAERVVVAANRLYRLPDGVPPLEAVAVLHPAATAYLALFNHGELLPGETVLVAGAAGNVGSALVALAARAGARVLATASPRDHEHVRALGAAEVVDYREPVERLAELAPGGVDLHVDTSGRHDLDAAVGLLANRGRIVLLAGPGARPALPVGPLYMKDGSVRGFAISRATVAELAEAAAALNDVLARGLLRPRALEVLPLDAAAEAHRRLEAGELRGRRVVLRVAAGTPGADEGQ; from the coding sequence ATGCGCGCCGCTTACATCGAACAGCTCGGGCCGCCCGAGGTGATCCGTCTCGGGGAACTGCCCACGCCCGTGCCGGGGGCCGGTGAGGTACTGGTGGACGTGGTGGCCAGCGCCGTCGATCCGGTGGACACGCTCGTGCGGTCGGGGGTGTTCCGTACGCCGCTGACGTTCCCCTTTGTCGTCGGGCGCGATCTGGTGGGGACGGTCGTGGAGGCGGCCGGCGGGTTCGCGGCGGGCGAGACGGTGTGGTGCAACAGTCTGGGGCACGGGGGGCGGCAGGGAGCCGCCGCCGAGCGGGTCGTCGTCGCCGCGAACCGGTTGTACCGGCTGCCGGACGGGGTGCCGCCGCTGGAGGCGGTGGCCGTGCTGCACCCGGCGGCCACCGCGTATCTCGCCCTGTTCAACCACGGGGAGCTGCTCCCCGGCGAGACGGTGCTGGTGGCCGGGGCCGCGGGCAACGTGGGATCGGCGCTGGTCGCGCTGGCCGCGCGGGCCGGTGCGCGGGTGCTCGCCACTGCCTCACCACGCGACCACGAGCACGTACGGGCGCTGGGTGCGGCCGAGGTCGTCGACTACCGGGAGCCGGTCGAACGGCTGGCCGAGCTGGCCCCGGGCGGTGTCGACCTGCACGTCGACACCTCCGGTCGGCACGACCTCGACGCGGCCGTCGGGCTGCTCGCCAACCGGGGCCGCATCGTGCTGCTGGCCGGTCCGGGAGCGCGGCCCGCGCTGCCGGTGGGGCCGCTGTACATGAAGGACGGCTCCGTGCGCGGCTTCGCCATCTCCCGGGCCACCGTCGCCGAACTGGCGGAGGCCGCGGCGGCCCTGAACGACGTGCTCGCCCGGGGCCTGCTGCGCCCGCGCGCGCTGGAGGTGCTGCCACTCGACGCGGCGGCCGAGGCCCATCGCCGGCTGGAGGCCGGTGAGCTGCGCGGCCGCCGGGTGGTGCTGCGGGTGGCGGCGGGGACGCCGGGGGCCGACGAGGGGCAGTAG
- a CDS encoding ROK family glucokinase, producing MSTYRDLSLPRALGAARVTAGAPIGSRRATALRTVGTRERRSHLTAPRVPTVGIDIGGTKVMAGVVDADGNILERLRTETPDKSKSPKVVEDTIAELVLDLSDRHDVHAVGIGAAGWVDADRNRVLFAPHLSWRNEPLRDRLAERLAVPVLVDNDANSAAWAEWRFGAGRGEDHLVMITLGTGIGGAILEDGQVKRGKYGVAGEFGHMQVVPGGHRCPCGNRGCWEQYSSGNALVREARELAAADSPVAYGIIEHVKGQVGDITGPMITELAREGDAMCVELLQDIGQWLGVGIANLAAALDPSCFVIGGGVSAADDLLIGPARDAFKRHLTGRGYRPEARIVRAQLGPEAGMVGAADLARLVARRFRRAKRRRVERHERYERYADSRRSEREDAS from the coding sequence ATGAGCACCTACCGCGACCTCTCCCTCCCGCGCGCACTGGGCGCCGCCAGAGTCACCGCCGGCGCGCCCATCGGCTCCCGCCGCGCCACCGCCCTGCGCACCGTCGGCACCCGCGAGCGCCGCTCGCACCTGACGGCGCCCCGCGTGCCGACCGTCGGCATCGACATCGGCGGCACCAAGGTGATGGCGGGCGTCGTGGACGCGGACGGCAACATCCTGGAGCGGCTGCGCACGGAGACCCCGGACAAGTCGAAGAGTCCCAAGGTCGTCGAGGACACCATCGCCGAGCTGGTGCTCGACCTGTCCGACCGGCACGACGTGCACGCGGTGGGCATCGGCGCGGCCGGCTGGGTCGACGCCGACCGCAACCGCGTCCTGTTCGCCCCGCACCTGTCCTGGCGCAACGAGCCGCTGCGGGACCGCCTGGCCGAGCGCCTGGCCGTGCCCGTCCTGGTCGACAACGACGCCAACTCCGCCGCCTGGGCCGAGTGGCGCTTCGGCGCCGGGCGCGGCGAGGACCACCTCGTCATGATCACCCTCGGTACCGGCATCGGCGGCGCCATCCTGGAGGACGGCCAGGTCAAGCGCGGCAAGTACGGGGTCGCGGGCGAGTTCGGCCACATGCAGGTCGTGCCCGGCGGGCACCGCTGCCCCTGCGGCAACCGCGGCTGCTGGGAGCAGTACAGCTCCGGCAACGCGCTGGTCCGCGAGGCCAGGGAACTGGCCGCCGCCGACTCCCCGGTGGCGTACGGGATCATCGAGCACGTCAAGGGGCAGGTCGGCGACATCACCGGCCCGATGATCACCGAACTCGCCCGCGAGGGTGACGCCATGTGCGTCGAACTGCTCCAGGACATCGGCCAGTGGCTCGGCGTCGGCATCGCCAACCTCGCCGCCGCCCTCGACCCGTCCTGCTTCGTGATCGGCGGCGGCGTCAGCGCCGCCGACGACCTGCTCATCGGCCCCGCCCGGGACGCCTTCAAGCGGCACCTCACCGGCCGCGGCTACCGCCCCGAGGCCCGTATCGTGCGCGCCCAGCTCGGCCCCGAGGCCGGCATGGTCGGCGCCGCCGACCTGGCCCGGCTGGTCGCCCGCCGCTTCCGCCGCGCCAAGCGCCGCCGGGTGGAGCGCCACGAGCGCTACGAGCGGTACGCCGACTCCCGGCGCTCGGAACGGGAGGACGCCTCATGA
- a CDS encoding Gfo/Idh/MocA family oxidoreductase gives MRIGLIGAGRIGTLHAATLSRHRDVGALIVTDVDPARAHALADRLGATAAPGVDEIFTWGVDAVVITAATAAHGELIGRAARSGLPVFCEKPVAVDLPGTLAALAEVKAAGTVLQMGFQRRFDAGYAGARDAVRAGRLGRLHTVRALTADRTPPSAAHLRVSGGFFRDTLVHDFDMVRWVTGREVAEVYATGSDAGPEPFREAADVDTAAAVLTLDDGTLATVTGARVNGAGYDVRMELAGERDTIVVGLDDRTPIASTEPAGPPPADKPWPGFLERFAAAYEGELGAFVRVVRGERENPCDGWEALGALRIAEACEMSRRERRAVKVEEVAGG, from the coding sequence ATGCGCATCGGACTCATCGGGGCGGGCCGTATCGGCACGCTCCACGCGGCCACGCTCAGCCGCCACCGCGACGTGGGAGCCCTCATCGTCACCGACGTCGACCCGGCCCGGGCGCACGCCCTCGCGGACCGGCTGGGCGCAACGGCGGCCCCCGGGGTGGACGAGATCTTCACCTGGGGCGTGGACGCGGTGGTCATCACGGCGGCCACCGCGGCCCACGGCGAACTGATCGGCCGGGCGGCGCGGTCGGGGCTGCCGGTGTTCTGCGAGAAGCCGGTCGCGGTCGACCTGCCGGGCACGCTGGCGGCGCTCGCCGAGGTGAAGGCGGCGGGCACGGTGCTGCAGATGGGCTTCCAGCGCCGGTTCGACGCGGGGTACGCCGGCGCGCGGGACGCCGTGCGCGCCGGGCGGCTGGGCCGGTTGCACACGGTGCGGGCACTCACGGCGGACCGTACGCCGCCGTCGGCCGCGCACCTGCGGGTCTCGGGCGGGTTCTTCCGGGACACCCTGGTGCACGACTTCGACATGGTGCGGTGGGTGACCGGGCGCGAGGTCGCCGAGGTGTACGCGACCGGCTCGGACGCCGGGCCGGAACCGTTCCGGGAGGCGGCGGACGTGGACACGGCGGCCGCCGTGCTCACGCTGGACGACGGCACGCTCGCGACGGTGACCGGAGCGCGGGTCAACGGCGCGGGGTACGACGTGCGGATGGAGCTGGCGGGCGAGCGGGACACGATCGTGGTGGGGCTGGACGACCGCACCCCGATCGCGTCCACGGAACCGGCCGGACCACCCCCGGCGGACAAGCCGTGGCCGGGGTTCCTCGAACGGTTCGCGGCGGCGTACGAGGGGGAGCTGGGCGCGTTCGTGCGGGTGGTGCGGGGGGAGCGGGAGAACCCGTGCGACGGGTGGGAGGCGCTCGGGGCGTTGCGGATCGCGGAGGCGTGCGAGATGTCGCGCCGTGAGCGGCGCGCGGTGAAGGTGGAGGAGGTGGCGGGGGGTTAG
- a CDS encoding AraC family transcriptional regulator: MTAPLEGTHRVHPDDCVLRALAAYKRFETHDLEVAEGEVRRFMAPGRLRARPDRRGDVDARAFYADTGSVGVGHMSYGADVIMDREADSRYLGIAIPLSGRLRVRRGSEVLDAYAGESVVVIAPDGRVLVDWSADCRALMLRVTTTSLARAARALTGERDTDRPPRFVHQVLPLDRGHAVHSAARLLAENFGRYGDVAAVPGGLLRRLSEHALNAVLLGLDHDLGAPAGPAYRATPSKAVRSAMRLIEDETTAEFNVGELARHLGLTVRALELGFRRALDETPHHYMRRIRLERAHRELLAADPSDPADATTVTEIATRWGFHHAGRFAASYKAVHGVTPSVSLRTFPGANRR; encoded by the coding sequence ATGACCGCCCCCCTCGAAGGAACCCACCGCGTGCATCCCGACGACTGTGTCCTGCGCGCGCTCGCCGCCTACAAGCGCTTCGAGACCCACGATCTGGAGGTGGCGGAAGGGGAGGTCAGACGGTTCATGGCACCGGGCCGGCTGCGCGCGCGCCCCGATCGCCGCGGCGACGTCGACGCGCGCGCCTTCTACGCCGACACCGGCTCCGTAGGGGTCGGGCACATGAGTTACGGCGCGGACGTGATCATGGACAGGGAGGCGGACTCCCGCTACCTCGGCATCGCGATACCCCTGTCGGGGCGCCTCCGCGTCCGGAGGGGAAGCGAGGTCCTCGACGCGTACGCCGGGGAATCGGTCGTGGTGATCGCACCGGACGGACGTGTGCTCGTCGACTGGAGCGCCGACTGCCGCGCCCTCATGCTGCGCGTGACGACCACCTCACTGGCGCGTGCGGCCCGCGCGCTGACCGGCGAACGGGACACGGACCGGCCACCGCGCTTCGTGCACCAGGTGCTGCCCCTGGACCGCGGCCACGCCGTGCACAGCGCCGCCAGACTGCTCGCCGAGAACTTCGGACGGTACGGCGATGTCGCCGCCGTTCCCGGCGGGTTGCTGCGGCGGCTCTCCGAACACGCCCTGAACGCCGTGCTGCTCGGTCTGGACCACGACCTGGGCGCCCCCGCCGGGCCTGCCTACCGGGCGACACCCAGCAAGGCGGTGCGCTCGGCGATGCGCCTGATAGAGGACGAGACCACCGCCGAGTTCAACGTCGGCGAGCTGGCCCGCCACCTCGGACTGACCGTACGCGCCCTCGAACTCGGCTTCCGCCGCGCCCTCGACGAGACCCCGCACCACTACATGCGGCGGATCCGGCTGGAACGGGCGCACCGCGAGCTCCTGGCCGCCGACCCCTCCGACCCGGCCGACGCCACGACCGTCACCGAGATCGCGACCCGATGGGGCTTCCACCACGCGGGCCGCTTCGCCGCCTCCTACAAGGCCGTCCACGGCGTCACGCCCTCGGTGAGCCTGCGGACCTTCCCGGGGGCGAACCGCCGTTGA